The following are from one region of the Aspergillus luchuensis IFO 4308 DNA, chromosome 4, nearly complete sequence genome:
- a CDS encoding uncharacterized protein (COG:S;~EggNog:ENOG410Q2H5), translating into METINRTFNNASNALWNEVHPNQTPDSLSNQQHGDEPLSGIQGRGTATDPYDAGNRDEQPGAPRTKDNTAVIPEPLASTDADHARNPKSPSNADFGFKKVFISEPYQGQQMNYPIRGASSGFKQGQSQAAVPEQRTQTSTYGQGSHASGMGSQYTQKSRNTAGSSSATSGAYAYSGQGVRDTTDLRDNTSASRDQGVSSNSNISGPTGAYAYSGQGVQDTTDLREDVSAAREQGVSSKSNVSGPTGAYAYSGQVAQDDVDAQEQVRVPTSIKKDTANQRTSSAAQSAQRMPDDAAKSMQKENEYGRQAVAGGMAGGVAGGVIGQQGMKSNAGQGAVQSVNDDDVRARSMQQDSTSPSSAMAGGSVGKQSAYGNIDKARDTQQERLSAAKSTPSASESTPSGVDSVNARSQVPNKEARVYQDKSTQDESGAAVGSAQKDSGAGMTEEDGVDSLKKGKESADDTGDKLPKNTKVSEEALKGPKTPAREPYEFEKRLDRGYSRSKPSGPDTSKSSSEGAAAAASQKNKANGNGHQHHGPITQLKEKVSKVLHHNGNGNGNGTKA; encoded by the exons ATGGAGACCATAAATCGAACTTTCAACAACGCCTCGAATGCTCTTTGGAACGAGGTCCATCCTAACCAAACCCCCGATAGCCTATCAAACCAGCAGCATGGCGATGAGCCTCTATCTGGAATCCAAGGCAGAGGAACTGCCACTGACCCTTATGATGCCGGAAACCGTGATG AACAACCTGGTGCTCCCAGGACAAAGGACAACACCGCTGTCATCCCCGAACCACTTGCATCTACCGATGCTGATCACGCCCGCAACCCCAAGTCACCCAGCAATGCCGACTTCGGCTTCAAGAAAGTTTTCATCAGTGAGCCATACCAGGGTCAGCAGATGAACTACCCCATAAGAGGCGCTTCCTCTGGTTTCAAACAAGGGCAGTCTCAAGCTGCCGTTCCTGAGCAGCGAACCCAGACCTCCACCTATGGTCAAGGAAGCCATGCCTCCGGTATGGGAAGCCAGTATACCCAGAAGAGCAGAAACACTGCGGGTTCGTCCTCGGCCACTAGTGGCGCGTATGCCTACTCTGGACAAGGAGTCCGGGACACCACTGATCTTCGTGACAATACCTCTGCGTCCAGGGATCAGGGAGTCTCAAGCAACTCAAACATTTCGGGTCCTACTGGCGCGTATGCCTATTCCGGACAAGGAGTCCAAGACACCACGGATCTTCGTGAGGATGTCTCCGCGGCCAGGGAACAGGGAGTCTCGAGCAAGTCGAACGTCTCGGGCCCTACTGGCGCCTATGCCTATTCCGGACAGGTGGCTCAGGATGACGTGGATGCACAAGAGCAAGTGAGGGTTCCTACATCGATAAAGAAGGATACGGCAAACCAACGAACCTCAAGCGCTGCACAATCTGCTCAGCGCATGCCAGATGACGCGGCCAAATCAATGCAGAAGGAGAATGAGTACGGCAGACAAGCGGTTGCCGGAGGCATGGCTGGAGGTGTGGCTGGAGGCGTCATTGGACAACAGGGAATGAAGAGCAATGCCGGTCAAGGAGCTGTTCAGAGCGTcaatgacgacgatgttAGAGCCCGCTCGATGCAGCAGGATAGCACATCCCCTAGCTCAGCGATGGCGGGGGGCTCTGTCGGAAAGCAGAGTGCCTATGGCAACATCGATAAGGCACGGGATACCCAACAAGAGAGACTGTCCGCAGCCAAGTCAACTCCATCAGCGTCCGAGTCCACTCCCAGTGGAGTAGATTCAGTAAACGCAAGGAGCCAGGTGCCGAATAAAGAAGCTCGGGTTTATCAGGACAAGTCAACGCAAGATGAGAGCGGCGCCGCGGTTGGCTCTGCCCAGAAAGACAGCGGCGCAGGAATgaccgaagaagacggtGTTGACTCCCTGAAGAAAGGCAAAGAGAGCGCAGATGACACCGGGGACAAGCTTCCCAAGAACACCAAAGTCAGCGAGGAAGCTCTGAAAGGCCCTAAGACTCCCGCGCGGGAGCCCTACGAGTTTGAGAAGCGTTTGGATCGTGGGTACAGCCGCTCGAAACCATCAG GACCCGATACCAGCAAAAGTTCCAGCGAGGGAGCCGCCGCTGCAGCATCAcagaagaacaaggccaACGGAAACGGTCACCAGCATCACGGCCCCATTACTCAGCTGAAAGAGAAAGTGTCCAAGGTTCTTCATCACAATGGTAACGGAAACGGCAACGGCACGAAGGCATAA
- a CDS encoding putative GTP binding protein (GTPBP1) (COG:J;~EggNog:ENOG410PHI3;~InterPro:IPR035531,IPR027417,IPR000795,IPR039263, IPR009001,IPR009000;~PFAM:PF00009;~go_function: GO:0003924 - GTPase activity [Evidence IEA];~go_function: GO:0005525 - GTP binding [Evidence IEA]), with protein sequence MRTAESKPSLQERRRGEIALSEFAEYAEKQQAQRAAQYLPSDSGYETASAAPVSEDHAELDILDQLDLTDTPKPVKLKELLLGTGEQPDHDIQVLANILQTRIDEGHGETLFDLGLEDGGDSMSFDLSQWNTALQRLREAAETLPAHCRILVTYNVGGPEESRVKHERIKGSWGKLLIRQPAGTVEEMAEIRMAVVGNVDAGKSTMLGVLVKGNLDDGRGKARLNLFRHKHEIESGRTSSVGMEIMGFDSRGDIVSSAHGRKMSWEDIGRRSAKVISFSDLAGHERYLRTTVFGMLSSSPNYCLLMVAANNGLIGMSKEHLGIAVALHVPVMVIVTKIDICPPQILEETLSQLSKLLKSPGSRKIPIFVKDMEETINTATQFVSQRICPIFQVSNVTGENLDLVRTFLNILPHRGQYNVNAPFEFLINDTFSVPHVGTVVSGVAKSGVIHAGDTVLVGPDSLGQFTTTTIKSIERKRIQVNACFAGQSGSFALKRVRRKEVRKGMVVLKKLDQPPKVYREFVAEVLIISHATTIKPRYQAMLHVGAVSQTCSVIDIDRPFIRGGDRALVAFRFVQRPEFLAPGDRVLFREGKTKGLGVVKSVGYDPKQPLNPEAKNAAEMSKQA encoded by the exons ATGCGGACGGCTGAATCTAAGCCTTCGTTGCAGGAACGGCGGAGAGGCGAGATT GCCCTCAGCGAGTTCGCCGAGTACGCTGAAAAGCAACAGGCCCAGCGAGCGGCTCAGTATTTGCCCAGTGATAGCGGCTACGAAACAGCCAGCGCAGCTCCAGTATCTGAAGACCATGCCGAACTGGATATTCTCGACCAGCTAGACCTCACGGATACCCCGAAACCGGTCAAGTTGAAGGAGTTGCTCTTGGGCACTGGTGAACAGCCAGACCATGACATCCAAGTCCTGGCCAACATCCTACAGACGCGCATTGACGAAGGACATGGTGAGACTCTCTTCGACCTGGGCCTTGAGGATGGCGGGGATTCCATGTCCTTTGATCTTAGCCAGTGGAATACAGCCTTACAGCGCTTGCGGGAAGCGGCGGAAACCCTTCCTGCTCACTGTCGGATCCTTGTTACCTACAATGTTGGTGGGCCAGAAGAATCGCGCGTAAAGCATGAGCGAATTAAAGGCTCTTGGGGCAAGCTCTTGATCCGGCAGCCAGCGGGCAccgtggaggagatggctgAGATCCGCATGGCAGTGGTTGGCAATGTTGACGCAGGTAAGAGTACCATGCTTGGTGTGCTGGTCAAGGGAAACTTGGATGATGGCCGAGGAAAGGCTCGACTCAATCTGTTCCGCCACAAGCACGAAATCGAGAGTGGTCGGACCAGCTCGGTAGGGATGGAGATAATGGGGTTCGACAGCCGTGGTGACATTGTCAGCAGCGCTCATGGGCGGAAGATGTCCTGGGAAGATATAGGAAGACGTTCCGCCAAAGTAATATCCTTCTCTGATCTTGCTGGGCATGAACGGTACCTGCGAACTACGGTTTTCGGCATGCTGAGCAGCAGCCCCAACTACTGTTTACTCATGGTCGCGGCTAACAATGGCCTCATTGGCATGAGCAAAGAACACCTGGGTATTGCTGTGGCTTTACACGTGCCGGTCATGGTAATTGTCACCAAGATCGATATTTGCCCACCGCAGATTTTGGAGGAGACCCTTTCCCAGCTCAGCAAACTTCTCAAGTCGCCTGGTTCTCGTAAGATTCCCATTTTCGTGAAGGACATGGAAGAAACCATCAACACGGCGACACAGTTTGTGAGCCAGCGGATCTGCCCGATCTTCCAGGTGTCCAACGTCACTGGAGAGAACCTGGACCTTGTGCGGACGTTCCTGAATATCCTTCCTCACCGCGGCCAATACAATGTGAATGCTCCGTTCGAGTTCCTCATCAATGATACATTCTCCGTGCCTCATGTGGGTACAGTTGTATCTGGGGTGGCCAAGTCGGGTGTGATACACGCTGGCGATACCGTTTTGGTCGGGCCTGACTCTCTCGGTCAGTTCACGACTACTACGATCAAGTCCATTGAGCGCAAGCGTATTCAGGTCAACGCTTGTTTTGCAGGCCAGTCGGGCTCTTTCGCCTTGAAGCGTGTCCGACGGAAGGAGGTCCGTAAGGGCATGGTTGTTCTCAAGAAGTTGGACCAGCCCCCGAAAGTCTACAGGGAGTTCGTTGCTGAGG TCTTGATCATATCTCACGCCACCACGATCAAGCCTCGGTATCAAGCAATGCTGCATGTCGGCGCAGTAAGTCAAACATGCTCTGTCATTGACATTGATCGTCCCTTCATTCGGGGCGGTGACCGGGCGTTGGTTGCGTTCAGATTTGTCCAGCGTCCCGAATTCTTGGCCCCCGGGGATCGAGTGCTTTTCCGGGAGGGAAAGACCAAGGGACTAGGAGTTGTTAAAAGTGTGGGATACGATCCCAAACAGCCTTTGAACCCAGAGGCGAAGAATGCCGCGGAAATGAGCAAACAAGCCTGA
- the LSM3 gene encoding U4/U6-U5 snRNP complex subunit LSM3 (COG:A;~EggNog:ENOG410PQU6;~InterPro:IPR034105,IPR010920,IPR040002,IPR001163;~PFAM:PF01423;~go_function: GO:0003723 - RNA binding [Evidence IEA];~go_process: GO:0000398 - mRNA splicing, via spliceosome [Evidence IEA];~go_process: GO:0000956 - nuclear-transcribed mRNA catabolic process [Evidence IEA]): MADTEDAGTSSVSEPLDLVRLSLDEIVFVKLRGDRELKGRLHAYDSHCNLVLGDVEETIYVVEEDENEQEILRTIKKQEEMLFVRGDSVVLISPQA; the protein is encoded by the exons ATGGCCGACACCGAGGATGCGGGCACATCGTCCGTCTCCGAGCCCTTAGATTTGGTGCGCCTGTCGCTCGATGAAATCGTCTTCGTCAAGCTGCGCGGTGATCGCGAGCTCAAGGGCCGTCTCCAT GCATACGATAGCCATTGCAACCTGGTGCTAGGAGATGTTGAGGAGACCATCTacgtggtggaggaagacgagAACGAGCAAGAGATCCTCCGA ACCatcaagaagcaagaagagaTGCTCTTCGTTCGAG GAGACTCTGTCGTTTTGATTTCTCCTCAGGCATAA
- a CDS encoding uncharacterized protein (COG:S;~EggNog:ENOG410PR1I;~InterPro:IPR024319;~PFAM:PF12921), with amino-acid sequence MLGFIRTSESLGSHLVCPTYRRCRLTHLPRCSPLLILRDPTRRQRSSGSHLHLRYRNDDSSNHSRNKGWFANRHAPQLGRGGTDIREPGQVDLGDHEISNAQDDRGHDIGAGPRVESFEDVKRHFNAILRDGQPDQVMDAMLDPRFESLVCLMPPSTFVEVFHLLSPAYFIDPYREIHRPIHPSAVDVKQYKSLDSIFDEFASNLSAILQIRWAGGQPLGLAEYTHLLDCARSMGDAIMADYIWQTIREDGMVPDSKCYNYYMEAKVWDRAYTGLEKYRLRMTPYLYRKRRFFEPNPGWQGYGTAARSVRKEVLQIFNEMTQEGTSGDTTTFVNVILASSRVGHMQGIKNVLHTVWNIDVDALLDQVDESMLPEVTPYDRSSPLYPTNHLLFAVAHAFGTNNDIPAALRTIDFISNKYDIPVPENVWLELFERSFVLSRPRFGPDAERNAKGQVSYDFLNSMFETMTSEPFNVRPTIEVHHILAKTAWDRARLSEFQHHMEAAYNILRETRKKRRTARSIIEAYLGQAQTEILKSRAFADAVHAYDILRLRTMQQTVVMERLARLLLIHHRWLGRRNQAWERTLLPQALEEWRDFLPESVVYHTRGGLVEFDGATSWRQRNIRTHDRVPVRRPTFGTNFELDDDANDIDDDIFWDYYRQSAPHLDLSIPPLRRLFEAVHEDNVSSTYDDEAFLAEELGYETGEYEIPRVTARTPRQARSTTWERQAREDEDPITTGPGPLAWA; translated from the coding sequence ATGCTGGGGTTCATTCGTACCAGCGAGAGCTTGGGCTCTCATTTGGTGTGTCCTACGTACCGTCGATGTCGATTAACTCACCTACCTCGCTGTTCTCCACTTCTTATACTTCGGGATCCTACGCGCCGCCAACGATCATCCGGATCACATTTACATCTTCGATATCGGAACGACGACAGCAGCAATCATTCTAGGAATAAAGGCTGGTTCGCTAATAGACATGCTCCACAGCTGGGACGGGGAGGCACGGACATACGGGAACCTGGTCAGGTTGACTTGGGCGATCATGAGATCTCCAATGCACAAGACGACAGAGGGCACGACATTGGGGCTGGTCCCCGGGTCGAGAGCTTTGAGGATGTGAAGAGACATTTCAACGCTATCCTCCGAGATGGCCAACCAGACCAGGTGATGGATGCGATGCTGGATCCTCGCTTTGAGAGCTTGGTTTGCTTGATGCCACCCAGCACCTTTGTCGAagtcttccatctcctctccccgGCTTACTTTATCGATCCCTATCGGGAAATCCATCGTCCCATTCATCCGTCGGCTGTCGATGTCAAGCAGTACAAATCACTGGACTCGATTTTCGACGAATTTGCCAGTAACCTTTCTGCCATCCTGCAAATTAGGTGGGCGGGCGGCCAACCCTTGGGCCTGGCTGAGTACACGCACCTGCTCGATTGCGCACGCTCAATGGGCGACGCCATCATGGCAGACTATATCTGGCAAACAATTAGGGAGGATGGAATGGTGCCGGATTCCAAGTGCTATAACTACTACATGGAGGCGAAAGTCTGGGATAGAGCATACACCGGCTTGGAGAAGTATCGCCTCAGAATGACCCCTTACCTGTatcggaagaggagattCTTCGAACCCAACCCCGGATGGCAAGGTTACGGTACGGCTGCCCGGAGTGTGAGAAAAGAAGTGCTGCAGATCTTCAACGAGATGACACAGGAGGGTACCTCGGgggacaccaccacctttgTCAATGTGATCCTTGCGTCAAGTCGAGTTGGCCATATGCAAGGAATCAAGAATGTCCTGCACACCGTCTGGAACATTGACGTCGATGCGCTGCTCGACCAGGTCGATGAGTCGATGCTTCCAGAAGTGACCCCATACGACCGTTCCTCACCGCTGTACCCCACAAACCACCTGCTGTTCGCCGTAGCTCATGCCTTTGGCACCAACAATGATATCCCTGCCGCGCTGCGCACCATAGATTTTATTTCGAACAAATATGACATCCCGGTGCCGGAGAATGTCTGGCTCGAGCTATTCGAGCGATCGTTCGTTTTGTCGCGTCCGAGGTTTGGCCCCGACGCTGAAAGGAATGCGAAGGGCCAGGTTTCATATGACTTCCTCAACTCCATGTTCGAAACAATGACATCCGAGCCTTTCAACGTGCGTCCAACCATCGAGGTGCACCATATCCTCGCCAAAACTGCGTGGGATCGCGCCAGGCTGTCGGAATTCCAGCACCATATGGAAGCTGcgtataatattttaagggAGAcacgaaagaagagaagaactgCGAGGTCGATAATAGAGGCGTATCTGGGACAGGCACAAACGGAAATCCTCAAATCACGAGCCTTTGCAGATGCTGTGCACGCATATGACATTCTGCGCTTGCGCACTATGCAGCAAACCGTTGTCATGGAGCGTCTCGCAAGACTATTGCTGATTCACCATCGTTGGCTGGGTCGTCGGAACCAAGCGTGGGAACGGACCCTTCTTCCGCAGGCGCTGGAAGAATGGCGAGACTTTTTGCCGGAGTCCGTGGTATACCATACCCGAGGAGGACTCGTCGAATTCGATGGTGCCACCTCTTGGCGCCAGCGTAATATCAGAACCCATGATAGAGTACCAGTCCGGCGGCCAACCTTCGGAACGAACTTCGAGCTAGATGACGACGCAAACGATATAGACGACGACATTTTCTGGGATTATTATCGACAATCTGCCCCGCATCTTGATCTGTCCATTCCACCCCTGAGAAGGCTTTTCGAGGCTGTACACGAAGACAATGTTAGTAGCACTTACGACGACGAAGCTTTCCTGGCGGAAGAACTGGGATACGAAACTGGCGAGTATGAGATCCCTAGAGTTACCGCAAGGACGCCCAGACAAGCGCGCTCTACCACTTGGGAACGCCAAGCAAGAGAGGACGAAGATCCCATAACCACAGGTCCGGGTCCTCTCGCATGGGCTTGA
- the GPI12 gene encoding PIG-L family deacetylase (COG:M;~EggNog:ENOG410PF9B;~InterPro:IPR039516,IPR024078,IPR003737;~PFAM:PF02585;~SECRETED:SignalP(1-27);~go_function: GO:0000225 - N-acetylglucosaminylphosphatidylinositol deacetylase activity [Evidence IEA];~go_process: GO:0006506 - GPI anchor biosynthetic process [Evidence IEA]) codes for MSPSTLLSLGSAILAVFLFWTLSSTTSSPFGGAFPRLYNKRICLLIAHPDDEAMFFAPTVLALTRPEYGNHLKILCLSSGKHPHRPSNKHPQHTPTNTHPRHETGDADGLGHIRKKELVKSALQLGLRQESDVYIIDDPSRFRDSMTVQWTESDVSAVLEHAFAPELSDSTSSSKKKSNKADSAPTATIDVLLTFDKGGISNHPNHRSLYHGAVHFLRSLMKDKSGYTCPVTLYTLTTTNLLRKYAGVLDAPFTMVRGALHSILGRGGSGSKGQLPSRLLFVSSVNEWMTAQSAMVKAHQSQMVWFRWGWITIGRYMVVNDLKAEKI; via the coding sequence ATGTCCCCGTCAACATTACTCTCTCTCGGTTCCGCGATTCTAGCCGTGTTCCTCTTCTGGACACTATCGTCAACCACGTCTTCACCATTCGGCGGTGCATTCCCTCGTCTATACAACAAGCGGATATGCCTCCTGATCGCCCACCCGGACGATGAGGCCATGTTCTTCGCGCCCACGGTGTTGGCCCTGACCAGACCGGAATACGGCAACCACCTCAAGATCCTCTGTCTCAGCAGTGGTAAGCACCCACATAGACCATCGAACAAACACCCCCAACATACACCCACTAACACTCACCCGCGACATGAAACAGGAGACGCCGACGGTCTCGGCCACATCCGCAAAAAGGAGCTCGTGAAAAGCGCTCTGCAACTAGGCCTACGCCAAGAATCCGACGTATACATCATCGACGACCCCTCCCGCTTCCGCGACAGCATGACCGTCCAATGGACCGAGTCCGACGTATCAGCTGTTCTCGAACACGCCTTTGCCCCCGAACTCAGCGACAgcacctcttcttccaagaagaaatcgaaCAAAGCCGACTCGGCACCTACGGCCACCATCGACGTGCTCTTGACCTTCGACAAAGGAGGTATCAGCAACCACCCTAACCACCGGTCTCTGTACCACGGTGCTGTTCATTTCCTGCGGTCCTTGATGAAGGATAAATCGGGGTATACCTGTCCGGTTACTCTGTATACACTTACCACGACGAATCTGCTGCGCAAGTACGCGGGTGTTCTGGATGCGCCATTTACGATGGTTCGGGGCGCGCTGCATTCCATTCTGGGccgtggtggtagtggctcCAAGGGCCAGCTCCCGTCGCGGCTTTTGTTCGTCAGTTCTGTTAATGAGTGGATGACGGCGCAGTCGGCTATGGTCAAGGCCCATCAGAGCCAGATGGTGTGGTTCCGGTGGGGTTGGATTACGATTGGTCGGTACATGGTCGTGAATGATCtgaaggcggagaagatatga
- a CDS encoding alpha-arrestin (COG:S;~EggNog:ENOG410PKUA;~InterPro:IPR014752,IPR014756,IPR024391;~PFAM:PF13002) — protein MPGRLLSSFVRPSLSHHHHSHHSSVSHSNSSSSSSVNEIPPNTVVSKKPSTHGAERARSPERRLSFAVEHLIHPHRDHSKDKRRSHGRSSRSKERAGQEEIANAHAKLDVIVESPPLVCYGSPANSTGALFSGRLKISISELAGMVTLDTFDMRLMSRLTTKKPVSRDCANCASRTEELTHWNFLTEPLHLKNGDHEFPFSYLFPGHLPASCNGSLGQVEYFLSARAHNVNGEEYTYEMPVHIKRAILPGNDKSSIRIFPPTNLTGRIVLPSVVHPIGTFPVQMTLSGIVDKKEDTQTRWRLRKMMWRIEEHQKIVSTACTKHAHKIGGEGKGVLHQETRIIGHNEEKEGWKTDFDTAGGEISMQFEANINPSCNPVCDLETPGGLEARHNLVIELIVAEEFCPNRNPKLITPTGAARVLRMQFHLHVTERSGLGISWDEEMPPVYEDVPASPPGYTMLDGDSIMEDYHGSPIHLPEYEQLERMDSLRLDSDSTHSSIRGRSRLTTDDLTAEPTVPAASNRAPSVDSQSSRRT, from the coding sequence ATGCCTGGCCGTCTTCTCTCCAGCTTTGTTCGcccttccctctctcaccaccaccactctcaCCATTCTTCCGTCTCCCACTCCaactcctcgtcttcgtcgtctgtGAATGAGATCCCACCGAACACAGTGGTGTCAAAGAAGCCGTCCACGCATGGTGCGGAAAGAGCCCGTTCACCCGAGCGTCGTCTGTCTTTCGCCGTCGAACACCTTATCCACCCCCACCGTGACCACAGCAAGGACAAGCGACGCAGCCATGGCCGGTCCTCCCGTTCCAAGGAGCGCGCCGGACAAGAGGAGATTGCCAATGCTCATGCTAAACTAGACGTCATTGTTGAATCCCCGCCGCTTGTGTGCTACGGATCCCCTGCGAACTCCACTGGTGCGCTGTTCTCGGGGCGCCTGAAGATTAGCATCTCCGAGCTGGCTGGCATGGTCACCCTGGACACTTTCGATATGCGCCTGATGAGCAGACTGACAACGAAGAAGCCTGTTTCCAGAGACTGCGCCAACTGCGCATCGCGCACAGAGGAACTGACTCACTGGAACTTCCTGACCGagcctcttcatctcaaGAATGGCGACCATGAATTCCCCTTCAGCTACCTGTTCCCCGGTCATCTGCCCGCCTCCTGCAACGGTTCGCTCGGTCAAGTCGAGTACTTCCTTTCTGCACGTGCCCACAACGTCAACGGCGAGGAATATACCTACGAGATGCCCGTGCACATCAAGCGTGCCATCCTTCCCGGAAACGACAAGTCCTCAATCCGCATCTTCCCCCCTACCAACCTCACCGGCCGCATCGTTCTTCCCTCTGTTGTGCACCCGATTGGCACCTTCCCCGTTCAAATGACTCTGAGTGGAATcgtggacaagaaggaggacaCACAGACTCGGTGGCGCCTGCGTAAGATGATGTGGCGGATCGAAGAACACCAAAAGATCGTGTCCACCGCTTGCACCAAGCATGCACACAAGATCGGGGGCGAGGGCAAGGGAGTCCTCCACCAAGAGACGCGCATCATCGGCCAcaacgaagagaaagaaggctgGAAGACTGACTTTGACACCGCTGGCGGCGAAATTAGCATGCAGTTCGAGGCGAACATCAACCCTTCTTGCAACCCTGTCTGCGATCTCGAAACCCCTGGTGGCTTGGAGGCAAGACACAACCTTGTCATTGAATTGATCGTGGCTGAGGAGTTCTGCCCGAACCGGAACCCCAAGCTCATCACTCCCACCGGGGCGGCGCGCGTGTTGCGCATGCAGTTCCACCTTCATGTCACGGAGCGCAGCGGTCTCGGCATCAGCTGGGATGAAGAGATGCCGCCGGTGTACGAAGATGTGCCTGCCAGCCCGCCTGGATACACCATGCTCGATGGTGACAGCATCATGGAGGACTATCACGGATCCCCCATTCACCTGCCTGAGTATGAGCAATTGGAGCGCATGGACTCCCTTCGACTGGACAGTGACTCTACTCACTCTTCAATCCGGGGTCGCTCTCGCCTGACAACCGATGACTTGACTGCGGAACCGACGGTACCTGCAGCCAGCAACCGAGCGCCGTCTGTTGATTCCCAAAGCTCAAGACGCACATAA
- a CDS encoding integral membrane protein TmpA (COG:S;~EggNog:ENOG410PUQD;~TransMembrane:6 (i81-99o119-140i152-172o184-207i227-244o264-282i)) has translation MSSSPVQTVVSVPQPAKCASGPPSPGEATLTDQTIVNELSEKVEASHNHAGNNPWDLEAQEHKVKKLSRIRYALLNIYRRLFTLVFLANVAVFVAIMVTDRTLLALVNATAGNLMACGLARQPLVVNSIFISVCSIPRSAPKWLRLLAAKAYHYGGVHSGCGVAAFVWYVGFVGVMSREYWTGASVLSLAPVVLAYVILVLLLAIIVVAHPKFRFKRHDYFELTHRFSGWLVVALFVILLMIFADQAKEAYHESLGRFLVTLPAFWFLMVTVVAIIHPWLLLRKVPVRAEYLSSHAVRLHFTHTTTNFGKGIQLSRHPLQDWHGFATFPDPEGKSFSALVSKAGDWTTACIQDPPTHLWKRGVLINGFAYAMRVFKRVVVVTTGSGIGPCLSFLGDANRPELRVLWQTRAPLKTYGQDILNLVSEMDTNPVIIDTNQAGRIDMVPIIRQMVRDFDAEAVCVISNPFVTKKVVYELESHGIHAYGPIFDS, from the coding sequence ATGTCATCCTCACCAGTACAGACCGTTGTGTCGGTACCACAGCCGGCCAAATGTGCATCAGGCCCACCGAGCCCAGGCGAAGCAACATTGACAGACCAGACTATAGTCAATGAGCTCTCAGAAAAGGTGGAGGCTTCACACAATCATGCAGGCAACAACCCCTGGGACCTTGAAGCCCAAGAGCACAAGGTGAAGAAGCTATCTCGAATCCGGTATGCCTTGCTCAACATCTACCGTCGTCTCTTCACCTTGGTCTTCCTGGCCAATGTTGCCGTGTTCGTGGCCATCATGGTCACGGACCGGACTCTGTTAGCCCTGGTCAACGCCACCGCCGGCAACCTGATGGCATGTGGTTTGGCACGACAGCCGCTGGTAGTcaactccatcttcatttccGTCTGCTCTATACCAAGATCAGCCCCGAAATGGTTGCGTCTGCTGGCCGCCAAGGCGTATCATTATGGCGGCGTGCACAGCGGATGTGGCGTAGCCGCTTTCGTTTGGTATGTGGGCTTCGTGGGCGTGATGTCTCGGGAGTACTGGACCGGAGCGTCGGTTCTATCCCTTGCGCCCGTTGTCTTAGCATACGTTATTCTTGTCCTGCTGCTGGCAATCATCGTGGTGGCCCACCCGAAGTTCCGCTTCAAGAGGCACGACTACTTCGAGCTGACGCACCGGTTCTCCGGATGGCTCGTCGTGGCACTCTTTGTGATATTGCTGATGATCTTCGCCGACCAGGCCAAAGAGGCATACCACGAGTCTCTGGGTCGGTTCCTCGTCACTCTCCCTGCGTTCTGGTTCTTGATGGTCACGGTCGTGgcaatcatccatccctggcttcttctccgcaaagTCCCCGTCCGGGCCGAATACCTCTCCTCGCATGCGGTGCGTCTCCACTTCACGCATACCACGACGAACTTCGGCAAGGGCATCCAATTATCCCGACACCCACTGCAAGACTGGCATGGCTTTGCCACGTTCCCGGACCCAGAAGGTAAAAGCTTCTCTGCGTTGGTCTCCAAAGCCGGGGACTGGACGACAGCCTGCATCCAAGACCCACCCACTCACCTCTGGAAGCGAGGGGTCCTGATTAACGGCTTCGCATACGCGATGCGGGTCTTCAAGCGTGTGGTGGTTGTAACGACAGGATCCGGAATCGGCCCGTGTCTTTCCTTCCTGGGGGATGCAAACCGGCCAGAACTTCGAGTGCTCTGGCAGACGCGGGCACCGCTCAAGACGTACGGTCAGGACATCCTGAACCTGGTGTCCGAGATGGACACGAATCCggtcatcatcgacaccAACCAGGCAGGACGAATCGACATGGTCCCGATTATCCGACAGATGGTTCGGGATTTTGATGCCGAGGCTGTCTGCGTGATTAGCAATCCATTTGTCACGAAGAAAGTGGTATACGAACTGGAATCTCACGGGATCCATGCATATGGACCCATTTTCGATTCATGA